One window of the Clostridium sp. MB40-C1 genome contains the following:
- a CDS encoding MATE family efflux transporter, translated as MNNRTKLLTESPFKLMISLSIPAVLGMLVVGLYNLMDAVFAGQLIGSTAMGAISISYPFTLINSGVATLIGVGSASVLSRAIGKKDKKTIDSIMGNLIMVVSILSLIITVAGIIFTKQILSVTGAEGEILNSAIRYLRIIFIGSIFVNFFQSANMVMRGEGALKQSMMIVGSGAVLNIILDPILISIFNKFNMGIEGAAYATIISQFIQAVVTLMYFIRKSENLKINKIKLDINILPEIFAVGLSAMLMQVMTLLYQTFIFNSAAKYGGGTSQILLGAALRVQTFAFIPLWGISQGFQPVAGTNYGAGKYDRVKTMTLVFIASALVLSLVFYLPVEIAPGAVLSLFIKEPDIIQQGVSNFRIMFSTYIFLGIFIMVVTLFQSLGKAKKASIVVLLRQVILFIPLIMTLPKWMGIKGIWMAIGLNDGILVLITVCMMMFEFKSLSSKTNTEANAEVV; from the coding sequence ATGAATAATAGAACAAAATTACTTACAGAATCACCATTTAAACTTATGATTTCATTAAGTATACCAGCTGTTTTAGGTATGCTAGTAGTAGGTCTTTATAATTTGATGGATGCGGTATTTGCAGGGCAGTTGATTGGTTCAACTGCGATGGGAGCTATCTCAATTTCATATCCATTCACATTAATTAATAGTGGAGTGGCAACGCTTATAGGAGTTGGTTCTGCATCAGTATTATCAAGAGCTATTGGTAAAAAAGATAAAAAAACAATTGATTCAATTATGGGAAATCTTATAATGGTTGTATCTATATTGTCACTTATAATTACTGTAGCTGGTATTATTTTTACAAAACAAATACTCTCAGTTACTGGTGCTGAAGGTGAGATTTTAAATAGTGCTATTCGCTATCTTAGAATTATATTTATTGGTTCAATATTTGTGAATTTCTTCCAAAGCGCTAATATGGTAATGAGAGGAGAAGGAGCATTAAAACAATCAATGATGATTGTGGGTAGTGGAGCTGTTTTAAATATAATTCTTGATCCAATATTAATAAGTATATTTAATAAATTTAATATGGGAATTGAAGGTGCTGCTTATGCTACTATAATTTCACAATTTATACAAGCTGTTGTTACTTTAATGTATTTTATAAGAAAAAGTGAAAATTTAAAAATTAATAAAATTAAATTGGATATAAATATTTTACCTGAGATATTTGCAGTTGGACTTTCAGCAATGCTTATGCAAGTAATGACATTATTATATCAAACATTTATTTTTAATAGTGCTGCAAAATATGGTGGAGGAACTTCTCAAATTTTATTAGGAGCTGCATTAAGAGTTCAAACATTTGCGTTTATTCCATTATGGGGAATTAGTCAAGGTTTCCAACCAGTTGCAGGTACTAATTATGGTGCTGGAAAATATGATAGAGTAAAAACTATGACATTAGTGTTTATTGCAAGTGCACTTGTATTATCTTTAGTTTTCTATTTACCAGTTGAAATTGCACCAGGAGCAGTTTTATCATTATTTATTAAAGAACCTGATATAATTCAACAAGGAGTATCTAATTTTAGAATTATGTTTAGTACTTATATTTTTCTTGGAATTTTCATAATGGTTGTTACTTTATTTCAATCATTAGGAAAAGCTAAAAAAGCAAGTATTGTAGTACTATTACGTCAAGTAATACTTTTTATTCCTCTTATTATGACTTTACCAAAATGGATGGGTATTAAAGGGATTTGGATGGCAATTGGATTAAATGATGGTATACTTGTTTTAATTACTGTTTGTATGATGATGTTTGAATTTAAATCTTTATCATCAAAAACAAATACTGAAGCAAATGCTGAGGTCGTTTAA
- a CDS encoding AraC family transcriptional regulator, translating to MQGIDIVQDHEFLNRVSSVEKRDNDGYRTIYKMDCNDGLGLMTVYKVFTGIELVYNEFEATTCLCDLPVYDNIIEINHCKEGREECKLLDGSSLYMGEGDLSINMMSNHADTIGFPLKHYKGISVVIYMDEIINEVPEILKDVNIDIYSLKEKFCNNNKCFIMRAKDKIEHIFSELYSVPESVQKAYFKLKVLELLVFLSITDTSEEKEKEYYSNEQVERIKQIKKFITENLQHRYTIEELAKMYCISTTTLKTYFKGIYGISIAAYIKEYRIKNAAISLRQTKNSIADVALSVGYESQSKFAAAFKKIMGISPLEYRKKCLEDILSQR from the coding sequence ATGCAAGGAATAGATATTGTTCAAGATCATGAATTTTTAAATAGAGTCTCTTCAGTTGAAAAACGTGATAATGATGGTTATAGAACTATATATAAAATGGATTGTAATGATGGTCTGGGATTAATGACAGTATACAAAGTATTTACAGGTATTGAATTAGTATATAATGAATTTGAAGCAACAACTTGTTTGTGTGATTTACCAGTATATGACAATATAATTGAAATAAATCATTGCAAAGAAGGAAGAGAAGAATGTAAATTACTTGATGGAAGTTCTTTATATATGGGTGAAGGTGATCTTTCTATTAATATGATGAGTAACCATGCAGATACAATTGGTTTCCCACTTAAGCATTATAAAGGAATTTCTGTTGTTATATATATGGATGAAATTATTAATGAAGTACCTGAAATTTTAAAAGATGTTAATATTGACATATATAGTTTAAAAGAGAAATTTTGTAATAATAATAAATGCTTTATTATGAGAGCTAAAGATAAAATTGAACATATATTTTCTGAGTTGTATTCAGTACCAGAATCAGTACAAAAGGCTTACTTTAAGTTAAAAGTTTTAGAACTTTTAGTGTTTTTAAGTATTACAGATACTTCAGAAGAGAAAGAGAAAGAATATTATTCCAATGAGCAAGTAGAGCGAATTAAGCAAATCAAGAAATTTATTACAGAAAACCTACAACACAGATATACAATTGAAGAATTAGCGAAAATGTATTGTATAAGTACTACAACGTTAAAAACATATTTTAAAGGAATATATGGAATTTCAATTGCAGCATATATTAAAGAGTATCGTATTAAAAATGCAGCAATAAGTTTACGACAAACTAAAAATAGTATAGCAGATGTGGCTTTAAGTGTCGGATATGAAAGTCAAAGTAAATTTGCAGCTGCTTTTAAAAAAATTATGGGTATAAGTCCTTTGGAATATAGAAAAAAATGTTTAGAAGATATATTATCACAGCGCTAG
- a CDS encoding DUF3791 domain-containing protein, which produces MDEKKLEFAIFCIESLAEKLEMNSAKIYEIIKNTNTLDEYIIPCYEPLHSQSKRYIVEDLIEVLKERGALS; this is translated from the coding sequence ATGGATGAAAAAAAATTAGAATTTGCCATATTTTGTATTGAAAGTTTAGCAGAAAAACTAGAAATGAATTCTGCAAAAATATATGAAATTATTAAAAATACAAATACTTTGGATGAGTATATTATCCCTTGTTATGAGCCATTACATTCTCAAAGTAAACGATATATAGTAGAAGATTTAATAGAAGTGTTAAAAGAAAGGGGAGCATTAAGTTGA
- a CDS encoding DUF3990 domain-containing protein → MRVYHGSYLIVDNPHISFSRDALDFGKGFYITRIKEQAINWTNKFKRRGKKGYLNIY, encoded by the coding sequence TTGAGAGTATATCATGGATCTTACTTGATAGTAGATAATCCCCACATATCTTTTTCAAGAGATGCATTGGATTTTGGGAAAGGTTTTTATATAACAAGAATTAAAGAGCAAGCAATTAATTGGACAAACAAATTTAAAAGAAGAGGTAAAAAAGGATATTTAAATATATATTGA
- a CDS encoding TetR/AcrR family transcriptional regulator, giving the protein MAQQYTRKMIREVFIKMLNERPLSKITVKDIATECEINRNTFYYYYTDIYTLLSEIFQTELQIVIDEYNDTLSWEESFIVAARFALENKIAVYHVYNSMQREELVNYIYNVSGNVMIRYIEKVSEGISASLEDRKLIASFYQCALTEMVVRWIAVGMKEDPDTIVRRIGQLFNGNIELSLKRSADLNDV; this is encoded by the coding sequence TTGGCTCAGCAATATACCAGAAAAATGATTCGTGAGGTATTTATAAAGATGTTGAATGAGCGTCCACTTAGCAAGATTACAGTTAAGGATATTGCTACAGAATGTGAGATAAATAGAAATACTTTTTATTATTACTACACAGACATATATACACTTTTGTCAGAGATATTCCAAACGGAACTTCAGATAGTAATTGATGAATATAATGATACACTTTCCTGGGAGGAGAGTTTTATTGTAGCTGCCAGATTTGCTTTGGAAAACAAAATAGCCGTTTATCATGTATATAATTCTATGCAGAGAGAAGAACTAGTGAACTATATATATAATGTATCAGGAAATGTGATGATTCGGTATATTGAAAAAGTAAGCGAGGGCATATCAGCTTCTTTGGAAGATAGAAAACTGATTGCTTCCTTTTATCAGTGTGCCCTCACTGAAATGGTAGTACGCTGGATTGCTGTCGGAATGAAGGAAGACCCTGATACTATCGTTAGACGAATTGGACAGCTCTTCAATGGAAACATCGAATTGTCCCTTAAGCGAAGTGCTGATTTAAATGATGTCTAG
- a CDS encoding oleate hydratase, with protein sequence MKLKTHDDRLILTNGSYHALVNARKPKGIEDKKAYLIGTGIGALAAGCFLIRDAHMDGSKITFLEQLDIPGGSLDGEVRQNMNYVSRGGREMGHHFEVLWSLFSSLPSTEDPSMTVLDHFYYTNYDDPNFSNCRITKKQGQRHDNGKFNLGQDLAKELAAFVNITDEELEDKAIEDILSEELLNTDFWTYWRTMFAFENWHSALEMKLYMKRFIHHVGGLPNLEALQFSRHDQYTSFVKPMVKYLEDHGAKFEYGVTVDNVEFSISDDKKVAKRIVATDKTGKNISIDLTENDLVFITNGSMTEGSGYGDDNTPAPFNREPKGCWNLWRNIAKQSDEFGKPDKFCTNTEKSNWESCTVTCHDERVPEYIEKITKRSPYGGGTVTGGIVTAVDSSWLMSWTINRQEQYYGQPEKDVVVWVYGLFSDVPGDYIKKPMRDCTGKEITKEWLYHIGVPTDKIEELAGSCSAVPVMMPFITSQFMPRAAGDRPYVVPKNAVNFAFLGQFAETLDDPGRDTVFTIEYSGRTAMEAVYVLTGVEKGVPEVFSSRYDVRYLLNAGVCLLDGEKPKLDLPPMTKRKILKQVAGTDIEKLLKEYGII encoded by the coding sequence ATGAAATTAAAGACACATGATGACAGACTTATACTTACAAATGGAAGTTATCACGCTTTAGTAAATGCAAGAAAACCTAAAGGAATTGAAGATAAAAAAGCTTATTTAATCGGTACTGGAATTGGAGCTTTAGCGGCTGGGTGTTTTTTAATTCGTGATGCTCACATGGATGGGAGCAAAATTACCTTCTTAGAACAATTGGATATTCCTGGTGGATCTTTGGATGGAGAGGTTCGTCAAAATATGAATTATGTATCACGTGGCGGACGTGAAATGGGTCATCATTTTGAGGTTTTATGGAGTTTATTTAGTTCATTACCATCTACAGAAGATCCTAGCATGACTGTTTTAGATCATTTTTATTATACAAACTATGATGATCCAAACTTTAGCAATTGTCGTATTACTAAAAAACAAGGTCAGCGTCATGATAATGGAAAATTCAATTTAGGTCAAGACTTGGCAAAAGAATTAGCTGCTTTTGTAAATATAACAGATGAAGAACTTGAAGATAAAGCTATTGAAGATATTCTTTCTGAAGAACTTTTAAACACTGATTTCTGGACATATTGGAGAACAATGTTTGCTTTTGAAAATTGGCATAGTGCTTTAGAAATGAAATTATATATGAAACGTTTCATTCACCATGTTGGCGGATTACCAAATCTTGAGGCTTTACAATTTTCAAGACATGATCAATACACTTCATTTGTAAAACCTATGGTTAAATATTTAGAAGATCATGGTGCTAAATTTGAATATGGAGTTACTGTTGATAATGTTGAGTTTTCAATTTCAGATGATAAAAAGGTTGCAAAGAGAATAGTTGCAACAGATAAGACTGGAAAGAATATCTCTATTGATTTAACAGAAAACGACTTAGTGTTTATCACTAATGGTTCTATGACTGAAGGTTCAGGATATGGTGATGACAATACTCCTGCACCATTTAATAGAGAGCCAAAAGGATGCTGGAATCTATGGAGAAATATAGCAAAACAGTCAGATGAATTTGGAAAACCAGATAAGTTCTGTACAAATACAGAAAAATCTAATTGGGAGTCTTGTACAGTAACTTGTCATGATGAACGTGTTCCTGAGTACATTGAAAAGATTACAAAACGTTCACCATATGGTGGAGGCACTGTAACAGGCGGAATAGTTACAGCTGTTGACTCTTCATGGTTGATGAGTTGGACAATAAACCGTCAAGAACAATATTACGGACAACCAGAAAAAGATGTTGTTGTTTGGGTATATGGTTTATTCTCTGATGTTCCTGGAGATTATATTAAAAAGCCTATGAGAGATTGTACTGGTAAGGAAATTACAAAAGAATGGTTATATCATATAGGTGTTCCTACAGATAAAATTGAAGAATTAGCAGGATCATGTAGCGCAGTTCCTGTTATGATGCCATTTATCACATCTCAATTTATGCCTCGTGCAGCTGGAGATCGCCCATATGTTGTACCAAAGAATGCAGTAAACTTTGCTTTCCTTGGACAATTTGCGGAAACATTGGATGATCCAGGTCGTGATACTGTATTTACTATAGAATACTCAGGACGTACAGCTATGGAAGCAGTATATGTTTTAACTGGAGTTGAAAAAGGAGTTCCTGAGGTGTTTTCTTCAAGATATGATGTCCGCTATTTATTAAATGCGGGTGTATGTTTATTAGATGGAGAAAAACCAAAACTTGATTTACCACCAATGACTAAACGTAAAATTTTAAAACAAGTAGCAGGAACAGACATTGAAAAGTTATTAAAAGAATATGGAATTATTTAA
- a CDS encoding CDP-alcohol phosphatidyltransferase family protein has protein sequence MDSSDIIDGFIARKIGKTSSFGAKIDSVADMIMVGVLLFLLYPIIKPTTKIVIWVIFKSSKKIVRIVSPFIGFETAKQLSNYVIKRVFRALCCLEKYKEKWS, from the coding sequence GTGGACTCAAGTGATATTATAGATGGATTTATTGCTAGAAAAATAGGTAAAACAAGCAGTTTTGGTGCAAAGATAGATTCTGTAGCTGACATGATAATGGTAGGTGTGTTATTATTTTTGCTTTACCCAATCATAAAGCCTACAACAAAAATTGTTATTTGGGTTATTTTTAAAAGTTCCAAAAAGATAGTTAGAATTGTAAGTCCTTTTATTGGATTTGAAACAGCTAAACAGCTGAGTAATTATGTGATAAAAAGAGTCTTTAGGGCTCTTTGTTGTTTGGAAAAATATAAAGAAAAATGGAGTTAA
- a CDS encoding tol-pal system YbgF family protein, whose protein sequence is MKKFITVFKFALIGLSLLLLSACATGEQKIFNQALELQKNEKYEDAIKMYSDIIDKYPESKFVANSNVKLNQCIDLIIKKGDDMVSKKDYFQAVAYYENAFKFRTNDTALKDKIDKTKKMVTGKKEEPKTSEGTQDTEEKEYKIAIDALNKYKGKKIHDFSNTSKILEMMIDWESAWESQDINIYKSYYDTNFIGISGGKTMNYNKWIQYKNDLFNRYTSINIDTQLIDATLQGSKLKVKFEQWFNGAGSNPYSDHTYKELIFKYLPNKGWMIISEKPY, encoded by the coding sequence ATGAAAAAATTTATTACAGTATTTAAATTTGCACTAATAGGACTATCATTATTATTATTATCTGCTTGTGCTACAGGAGAACAAAAAATATTTAATCAAGCTTTAGAGTTGCAAAAAAATGAAAAATATGAAGATGCAATAAAGATGTATAGCGATATTATTGATAAATATCCTGAAAGCAAGTTTGTAGCAAATTCAAATGTTAAATTAAATCAATGTATTGATTTAATTATAAAAAAAGGAGATGATATGGTTTCAAAAAAGGATTATTTTCAAGCAGTGGCTTATTATGAAAACGCATTTAAGTTTAGAACAAATGATACTGCATTGAAAGATAAGATAGATAAAACAAAGAAGATGGTAACAGGAAAGAAAGAGGAACCAAAAACATCAGAAGGAACTCAAGATACTGAAGAAAAAGAATATAAAATAGCTATAGATGCTTTAAATAAGTACAAGGGTAAAAAAATTCATGATTTTAGTAATACAAGTAAAATCTTAGAAATGATGATAGATTGGGAATCAGCATGGGAAAGTCAAGATATTAATATATATAAAAGTTATTATGACACTAATTTCATTGGAATTAGTGGAGGTAAGACAATGAATTATAACAAATGGATACAATATAAAAATGATTTATTTAATAGGTATACTAGTATAAATATTGATACTCAATTAATTGATGCAACATTGCAGGGAAGTAAATTAAAGGTTAAATTTGAACAATGGTTTAATGGAGCTGGATCTAATCCATATTCAGATCATACTTATAAAGAACTAATATTTAAATATTTGCCAAACAAAGGATGGATGATAATAAGTGAAAAACCATACTAA
- a CDS encoding M14 family murein peptide amidase A — MKNHTKLIYFLIFIIIIVSCSFIYKRILDTRLKKSKGNINEINKKDYKIKNNEDIAKSDLNNKKNVYIDEKVYIEKSVEQRELKIYVLGKETNSNKIAILGSMHGDEPQGKYIVEQLMNYIKNNPEIIKNTQIMFIPAINPDGLARCTRVNAHKIDLNRNFPTKNWEASGKNSRYYSGSKPASQPEVNVLINYINKFNPQCIINIHSPLKVINYDGVNSKKIAELMSKYNKYKIVGDIGYPTPGSFGTYFGKERNISVITLETSSEDGHIVWQKNKKSILEVIKYFDNNSENKEIN; from the coding sequence GTGAAAAACCATACTAAATTAATATACTTCTTAATTTTTATAATTATTATTGTTAGTTGTAGTTTTATATATAAAAGAATACTAGATACTCGATTAAAGAAATCAAAAGGTAATATAAATGAAATTAATAAAAAAGATTATAAAATAAAGAATAATGAAGATATAGCTAAAAGTGATTTAAATAATAAGAAAAATGTGTACATTGATGAGAAGGTTTATATTGAAAAGAGTGTTGAGCAAAGAGAGTTAAAAATATATGTTTTAGGAAAAGAGACTAATAGTAACAAAATTGCTATTTTAGGATCTATGCATGGAGATGAACCACAAGGAAAGTATATTGTAGAACAATTGATGAATTATATAAAAAATAATCCTGAAATAATTAAAAATACACAAATAATGTTCATACCTGCAATTAATCCAGATGGATTAGCTAGATGCACAAGAGTTAATGCACATAAAATTGATTTAAATAGAAATTTTCCTACGAAAAATTGGGAAGCAAGTGGAAAAAATTCTAGATATTACTCAGGTAGTAAACCGGCTTCTCAACCTGAGGTTAATGTACTTATAAATTATATTAATAAGTTTAATCCACAATGTATTATAAACATTCATTCGCCATTAAAAGTAATAAATTATGATGGTGTTAATAGTAAGAAAATAGCAGAACTAATGTCTAAATATAATAAATATAAAATAGTAGGGGACATAGGATATCCTACGCCAGGTTCATTTGGAACTTATTTTGGAAAAGAACGAAATATTTCTGTAATAACCTTAGAAACTAGTTCGGAAGATGGTCATATAGTATGGCAAAAAAATAAAAAGAGTATTTTAGAAGTTATAAAATATTTTGATAATAATAGTGAAAATAAAGAAATAAACTAA
- a CDS encoding ABC transporter ATP-binding protein, translated as MISQRKLLEVQSLQKNYGKNNNITKAIQGISFDVFQGEFLGIMGPSGSGKTTLLNCIATIIKPTSGRILLNGKNISAFGSKDLAEYRGSRIGYLFQDFELLDNLTGQENILLPLSIHGVDFAKAQVKLDELASFLEITDILNKFPSQMSGGQKQRVSFARSLIFDPDIVLADEPTGALDTRSARVLMNKLEGINRSRERTILMVTHDPNAASFCSRILFIQDGVIFHELRCKQGESREEFYERILKLLSQFGGGSANVL; from the coding sequence GTGATTAGTCAAAGGAAATTATTAGAAGTCCAAAGTTTACAAAAAAACTATGGAAAGAATAATAACATAACCAAAGCTATACAAGGGATTAGTTTTGACGTTTTTCAAGGAGAATTTTTAGGAATAATGGGGCCAAGTGGATCTGGAAAAACTACATTATTAAACTGCATTGCAACAATAATAAAACCAACATCTGGGCGTATACTTTTAAATGGTAAAAACATAAGTGCTTTTGGGAGTAAAGATTTAGCTGAGTACCGTGGTAGTAGAATTGGATATTTGTTTCAAGACTTTGAATTACTTGATAATCTAACTGGACAAGAAAATATATTATTACCATTATCTATTCATGGGGTGGATTTTGCAAAAGCACAAGTTAAATTAGATGAGTTAGCAAGTTTTTTAGAAATTACGGATATTCTTAACAAATTCCCATCTCAGATGTCTGGAGGACAGAAGCAAAGGGTATCTTTTGCACGTAGTTTGATTTTTGATCCAGATATCGTTCTTGCAGATGAACCTACAGGAGCATTGGATACACGCTCTGCAAGGGTTTTAATGAATAAGTTGGAAGGTATTAATAGAAGTAGGGAAAGAACTATATTGATGGTTACCCATGACCCTAATGCAGCAAGCTTTTGCTCAAGAATCCTTTTTATTCAAGATGGGGTAATATTTCATGAACTGCGCTGCAAACAAGGTGAGTCTCGTGAGGAGTTTTATGAAAGAATTTTAAAGTTATTGTCTCAGTTCGGAGGAGGAAGTGCAAATGTTCTATAG
- a CDS encoding ABC transporter permease — MFYRLIYRNASRSRKENLIYFATLVTAVASFYIILSLGRQDVILFLKEFESDAIDKFLARIPIIYIFALFLLFFLILFANRYQLNRRSKEFGLYLMLGMRKERLVFQLLAEALITSILALIGGILIGGFLAEIISLTVSKLVGQGIVGHRLTLSLDAIFFTIIGFLFIQFIALTILGGRLFNQDLHQLFYEQMDKKQDMGNFKGNILNILIGSILLGVAYWIVLYHFTDFAGIVPFLGIALGSLGTIFFMKGFGKLLGLLAGLCEHKSTKGLHTFTLRQLQENIANRSTSVAVTSILITLSIILIADGASTILNSGSWLYNRKNSSLYDFTVNGDNPKVKEYLTSKKMAPYVEDLNLLKLGKMKNKGGYGEDGLELSLVDWSKLREQIIMALPSDYKDQVLSEQIQGYEISKENPEAVNLFGILETGTRTPYLIPESSYNGILEAIGEKPLNLQSDEIILYFNPNFVPMDNLDKMPVLDNILEKASKERQSLVSINNQKVFIRPSIPMRGLVADRSAEIFSAFIVPDHMFEQLISTKTYVSYWNFRIPQKMQDQQGLLKPMMEARDLLKFSGFKFESYLQNFGRELFGVVATTYTVLYMGFLFLIIACTVLSLQFLTQMKQTGQRYLTLSILGAKRNQMKKSMYRQVLWTFLLPISLACVSGAVGIRAMASFVDIYIENQASLYPIAFTFAFIIIVTVAIYGVAVARSADHEIDKLRWKPNID, encoded by the coding sequence ATGTTCTATAGGCTGATTTATCGTAATGCTAGTAGAAGCCGTAAGGAGAATTTAATCTACTTTGCAACACTTGTAACAGCAGTGGCTTCGTTTTATATAATTCTCTCCCTTGGAAGACAGGATGTTATTTTGTTTTTAAAGGAGTTTGAAAGTGATGCAATCGATAAATTCTTAGCTAGAATTCCAATTATTTATATATTTGCATTATTTTTATTGTTTTTCTTGATTTTATTTGCTAATAGGTACCAATTAAATCGGAGAAGTAAAGAGTTTGGACTTTATCTTATGTTAGGAATGCGCAAAGAACGCCTTGTTTTTCAACTTTTAGCAGAGGCATTAATTACTTCTATTTTAGCACTTATTGGAGGCATTTTAATAGGCGGATTTCTAGCAGAAATAATTAGCTTAACGGTTTCTAAATTGGTTGGTCAGGGAATTGTCGGTCATCGATTAACATTATCGTTAGATGCGATTTTCTTTACGATAATCGGTTTTCTATTTATCCAGTTTATAGCATTAACCATTCTTGGTGGAAGATTATTTAATCAGGACTTACATCAATTATTTTATGAGCAAATGGATAAGAAACAAGATATGGGAAATTTTAAAGGCAATATACTCAATATTTTAATAGGGTCTATATTACTAGGTGTTGCATATTGGATTGTTTTATATCATTTTACGGACTTTGCAGGAATTGTTCCGTTCTTAGGAATAGCTCTCGGAAGTTTAGGAACTATATTTTTTATGAAGGGATTTGGGAAATTACTAGGTTTATTAGCAGGATTGTGTGAACATAAATCTACTAAAGGGTTGCACACATTTACATTAAGACAGCTTCAAGAGAACATAGCTAATAGATCTACCTCTGTTGCGGTAACATCTATTTTAATCACGTTATCTATTATTTTGATAGCAGATGGTGCTTCAACTATTTTGAATTCAGGAAGTTGGTTATATAATAGAAAAAATTCCTCCTTATATGATTTTACTGTTAATGGAGATAACCCAAAAGTTAAGGAGTATCTTACTTCAAAAAAAATGGCACCATATGTAGAGGATTTAAATCTATTGAAGCTTGGAAAAATGAAAAATAAAGGCGGTTATGGAGAAGACGGGCTGGAGTTGTCATTAGTTGATTGGTCCAAGTTAAGAGAGCAAATTATTATGGCTCTCCCAAGTGATTATAAAGATCAAGTTTTATCAGAACAAATTCAGGGCTATGAGATTAGTAAAGAAAATCCTGAAGCAGTTAATCTGTTTGGTATCCTAGAGACAGGTACAAGAACACCTTATCTTATTCCTGAATCATCTTATAATGGAATTTTAGAAGCTATAGGAGAAAAGCCCTTGAACCTACAGTCAGATGAAATTATATTATATTTTAATCCAAACTTTGTGCCTATGGATAATTTAGATAAAATGCCTGTACTAGATAACATTTTGGAAAAGGCTTCAAAAGAAAGGCAAAGTTTGGTGAGTATTAATAATCAGAAAGTATTTATACGTCCATCAATTCCGATGAGGGGATTAGTAGCAGACCGTTCAGCAGAAATTTTTTCAGCATTTATAGTTCCTGATCATATGTTTGAACAATTAATAAGTACAAAAACCTATGTGTCATATTGGAATTTTCGAATCCCACAAAAGATGCAAGATCAGCAAGGTTTACTGAAACCAATGATGGAGGCTAGAGATTTATTAAAATTTTCAGGATTTAAGTTTGAAAGTTATTTACAAAACTTTGGACGCGAACTCTTCGGTGTTGTTGCTACAACTTATACAGTTTTATATATGGGATTCTTATTTTTGATTATTGCTTGTACAGTATTATCTTTACAATTTTTGACACAGATGAAACAGACTGGACAACGCTATTTAACACTTTCAATCTTAGGTGCAAAACGTAATCAAATGAAAAAATCTATGTATAGACAGGTGCTATGGACATTTTTGTTACCTATATCTCTTGCATGCGTCAGTGGAGCGGTTGGAATAAGGGCTATGGCTTCATTTGTTGATATTTACATTGAAAATCAAGCATCACTTTATCCTATTGCATTTACCTTTGCATTTATTATAATAGTAACAGTAGCAATTTATGGAGTAGCAGTTGCTCGTTCAGCAGATCATGAGATAGATAAGTTACGCTGGAAGCCTAATATAGACTAA